The Magnolia sinica isolate HGM2019 chromosome 9, MsV1, whole genome shotgun sequence genome contains a region encoding:
- the LOC131255433 gene encoding ferredoxin-thioredoxin reductase catalytic chain, chloroplastic isoform X2: protein MSLQAAFYSVGIPTLTPTPKRSLHPIRAQVEPSEKSVEIMRKFSEQYARRSGTYFCVDKGVTSVVIKKSNLFCNSNRDWLTTKMHWEPHCALAGIMMTSLLRHGKDFGTVHVFP from the exons ATGAGTCTGCAAGCGGCCTTTTACAGTGTGGGCATTCCGACCTTAACACCTACCCCTAAACGTTCCCTCCATCCCATCCGAGCCCAAG TGGAGCCTTCAGAGAAGTCTGTTGAGATAATGAGGAAGTTCTCAGAGCAGTATGCACGTCGTTCAGGGACATATTTCTGTGTTGATAAAGGAGTTACGTCTGTTGTTATCAAG AAAAGCAATTTATTTTGCAACTCAAACAGGGATTGGCTGACCACAAAGATGCATTGGGAGCCCCATTGTGCCCTTGCAG GCATTATGATGACAAGCCTGCTGAGGCACGGCAAGGATTTTGGAACTGTCCATGTGTTCCCATGA